From one Streptococcus oralis genomic stretch:
- the dnaB gene encoding replicative DNA helicase codes for MAEVEELRVQPQDILAEQSVLGAIFIDESKLVFVREYIDSRDFFKYAHRLIFQAMVDLSDRGEAIDATTVRTILDSQGDLQNIGGLSYLVEIVNSVPTSANAEYYAKIVAEKAMLRRLISKLTESVNQAYEASKPADEIIAQAEKGLIDVSENANRSGFKNIRDILNINFGNLEVRSQQTTDITGIATGYRDLDHMTTGLHEEELIILAARPAVGKTAFALNIAQNIGTKLDKTVAIFSLEMGAESLVDRMLAAEGLVESHSIRTGQLTDEEWQKYTIAQGNLANASIYIDDTPGIRITEIRSRSRKLAQETGNLGLILIDYLQLITGTGRENRQQEVSEISRQLKILAKELKVPVIALSQLSRGVEQRQDKRPVLSDIRESGSIEQDADIVAFLYRDDYYDRAGEEEEGIPNNKVEVIIEKNRSGARGTVELIFQKEYNKFSSISKREA; via the coding sequence ATGGCAGAAGTAGAGGAACTGCGAGTTCAACCTCAGGATATTTTAGCAGAACAATCTGTTCTGGGGGCTATTTTTATAGATGAGAGTAAGCTCGTTTTTGTCCGAGAATACATTGATTCTCGTGACTTCTTTAAGTATGCTCATCGGTTGATTTTCCAAGCGATGGTAGATTTGTCGGATCGTGGGGAAGCGATTGATGCGACGACGGTTCGAACGATTTTGGATAGCCAAGGGGATCTCCAAAATATTGGTGGCTTGTCTTATCTTGTTGAAATTGTCAACTCAGTACCAACTTCAGCGAATGCGGAATATTATGCTAAAATTGTAGCGGAAAAGGCTATGCTACGTCGCTTGATTTCCAAGTTGACAGAGTCTGTCAACCAAGCCTATGAGGCTTCTAAGCCTGCAGATGAAATCATCGCTCAGGCTGAAAAGGGACTCATTGATGTTAGCGAAAACGCCAATCGTAGTGGGTTCAAGAACATCCGAGATATTCTAAATATCAACTTTGGGAACCTAGAAGTTCGGTCACAACAAACAACGGATATCACTGGTATTGCAACGGGTTACCGTGATTTGGACCATATGACGACAGGTCTCCATGAGGAGGAATTAATTATTCTAGCGGCGCGACCAGCAGTTGGTAAGACGGCCTTTGCTTTGAACATTGCTCAGAACATTGGGACTAAGTTGGACAAGACGGTTGCTATCTTTTCGCTGGAAATGGGTGCGGAAAGTCTAGTAGACCGTATGTTGGCGGCCGAAGGCTTGGTGGAGTCCCATTCTATCCGTACGGGTCAATTGACTGATGAGGAGTGGCAAAAATATACCATTGCTCAAGGGAACCTAGCCAACGCGAGTATCTATATCGATGATACACCAGGGATTCGGATCACGGAAATTCGTTCGCGTTCACGTAAACTGGCTCAAGAAACAGGCAATCTAGGCTTGATTTTGATCGACTACCTACAGCTTATCACAGGTACTGGTCGTGAGAACCGCCAACAAGAAGTCTCTGAAATTTCTCGTCAGTTAAAAATTCTAGCTAAGGAGCTAAAGGTTCCAGTCATTGCTCTTAGTCAGTTATCTCGTGGAGTGGAACAGCGTCAGGATAAGAGACCAGTCTTGTCTGATATTCGTGAATCGGGTTCTATCGAGCAGGATGCGGATATCGTAGCCTTTCTGTACCGTGACGACTACTACGATCGTGCGGGTGAAGAAGAGGAAGGAATTCCAAATAACAAGGTTGAGGTTATCATCGAGAAAAACCGTAGTGGAGCTCGTGGAACGGTGGAATTGATTTTCCAAAAAGAATACAATAAATTTTCAAGTATCTCAAAGAGGGAGGCATAA
- the rplI gene encoding 50S ribosomal protein L9 — protein sequence MKVIFLADVKGKGKKGEIKEVPTGYAQNFLIKKNLAKEATAQAVGELRGKQKSEEKAHAEMIAEAKAIKAKLEAEETVVEFVEKVGPDGRTFGSITNKKIAEELQKQFGIKIDKRNIQVQAPIRAVGLIDVPVKIYQDVTSVINLRVKEG from the coding sequence ATGAAAGTAATCTTTTTAGCAGATGTTAAAGGAAAAGGAAAAAAAGGCGAAATTAAGGAAGTACCAACTGGCTACGCTCAAAACTTCCTGATTAAAAAGAATTTGGCCAAGGAAGCGACTGCTCAAGCAGTGGGTGAGTTGCGTGGAAAACAAAAATCAGAAGAAAAGGCTCATGCTGAAATGATTGCTGAAGCAAAAGCCATCAAGGCTAAGCTTGAGGCAGAAGAAACAGTTGTAGAGTTTGTTGAAAAGGTTGGACCAGATGGCCGTACATTTGGCTCTATCACTAACAAGAAAATTGCAGAAGAATTGCAAAAGCAGTTTGGTATTAAGATTGACAAACGCAATATTCAAGTGCAAGCACCAATTCGAGCAGTAGGTTTGATTGATGTACCAGTGAAGATCTATCAAGATGTTACAAGTGTCATCAATCTTCGTGTAAAAGAAGGTTAA
- a CDS encoding DHH family phosphoesterase translates to MKKNNLTPNSAILLGIATFGTLTMLIIFSQNNVVTISVLFLFVLLYLLLFVWQKKQYEKSEIEQIQYVNHQAENSLSTLLDQMPVGVLKLDLSSGEVEWFNPYAELILTTEEGEIDVELIQTIIKASVGNPGSYATLGETRYAVHMDKASGVLYFFDVSGEYEATVELVTSRPVIGVISVDNYDDLEDATSDSDISHINSFVANFVSEFASKYAMFSRRVGMDRFYVFTDYTVLEELMNDKFSVIDSFREESKQRQLPLTLSMGFSYGDGNHEEIGKIALLNLNLAEVRGGDQVVVKENNETKNPVYFGGGTAASIKRTRTRTRAMMTAISDKIRSVDQVFVVGHKNLDMDALGSAVGMQLFASNIIENSYAVYDADHMPADIERAIQFLKKEDVTKLLSLTDAMKLVTNRSLLILVDHSKTALTLSKDFYDLFTQTIVIDHHRRDQDFPENAVITYIESGASSASELVTELIQFQNSKKNRLSRMQASVLMAGMMLDTKNFTSRVTSRTFDVASYLRTRGSDSIAIQEIAATDFEEYREVNELILQGRKLGSDILIAQAKDSMSYDTVVISKAADAMLAMSGIEASFVLAKNTQGFISISARSRSKINVQRIMEELGGGGHFNLAAAQIEDMSLSEAGEKLTQLILEELKEKEKEE, encoded by the coding sequence ATGAAAAAAAATAATTTAACTCCGAATTCTGCGATTCTACTAGGGATTGCAACTTTCGGAACCTTAACAATGCTGATTATTTTTTCACAAAATAATGTTGTAACAATCAGTGTCTTGTTTTTATTTGTACTTCTTTATCTGCTTTTATTTGTCTGGCAAAAAAAACAGTATGAAAAGAGCGAAATTGAACAAATCCAATACGTAAATCATCAAGCTGAAAATAGCTTGAGTACTTTGCTTGATCAAATGCCGGTGGGAGTCCTGAAATTAGACTTATCTAGTGGCGAAGTGGAATGGTTTAATCCCTATGCTGAGCTGATTTTAACTACTGAAGAGGGCGAAATTGATGTTGAGTTAATTCAAACCATCATCAAGGCTTCTGTTGGAAATCCTGGTTCGTATGCTACCTTGGGCGAAACACGATATGCTGTTCATATGGACAAGGCTTCGGGTGTTTTGTATTTCTTTGATGTTTCTGGGGAGTACGAAGCAACTGTAGAATTGGTAACTAGCCGTCCAGTCATTGGAGTCATCTCAGTAGATAACTATGATGATTTGGAGGATGCGACATCTGACTCCGATATCAGTCATATCAATAGTTTTGTAGCCAATTTTGTTTCAGAATTTGCTAGTAAGTATGCTATGTTTTCTCGCCGTGTGGGGATGGATCGTTTTTATGTATTCACAGATTACACGGTACTAGAGGAATTGATGAATGATAAATTCTCCGTTATTGATAGTTTCCGAGAAGAATCAAAACAGAGGCAGCTACCCCTAACTTTAAGTATGGGATTTTCTTATGGTGATGGAAACCATGAAGAGATAGGGAAAATTGCCTTGCTCAACTTGAACTTAGCAGAAGTTCGCGGTGGTGACCAGGTGGTGGTCAAGGAAAATAACGAAACCAAGAATCCAGTCTACTTTGGTGGAGGAACTGCTGCGTCTATCAAACGTACTCGTACACGTACCAGAGCCATGATGACAGCCATTTCTGATAAGATTCGAAGTGTTGATCAGGTTTTTGTAGTCGGTCATAAAAATCTAGATATGGATGCTTTGGGCTCTGCTGTTGGTATGCAGTTGTTTGCAAGTAATATTATTGAGAACAGTTATGCTGTCTATGATGCAGACCATATGCCAGCAGATATCGAACGTGCTATTCAGTTCTTGAAGAAGGAAGATGTCACGAAGCTTTTATCTCTTACAGATGCGATGAAGTTAGTTACAAACCGTTCATTATTGATTCTGGTGGATCATTCCAAGACGGCTTTGACTTTGTCAAAAGATTTTTATGATTTGTTCACTCAAACTATTGTTATTGACCATCATAGACGTGATCAGGATTTCCCTGAGAATGCAGTCATCACCTATATTGAAAGTGGAGCAAGTAGTGCCAGTGAGTTGGTCACAGAATTGATTCAGTTCCAAAATTCTAAGAAGAATCGTTTGAGTCGTATGCAGGCCAGTGTTTTGATGGCTGGTATGATGCTGGATACCAAGAATTTCACATCTCGCGTGACGAGCCGAACCTTTGATGTGGCTAGCTATCTGAGAACACGGGGAAGTGACAGTATTGCTATCCAGGAGATTGCTGCGACAGATTTTGAAGAGTACCGTGAGGTAAATGAACTCATTTTACAAGGTCGTAAGTTAGGTTCAGATATCTTGATTGCTCAAGCTAAGGACTCAATGTCTTATGACACAGTTGTTATCAGTAAGGCTGCCGATGCTATGCTGGCTATGTCTGGTATTGAGGCTAGTTTCGTTCTGGCAAAAAATACACAAGGATTTATCTCTATCTCGGCTCGAAGTCGTAGTAAAATCAATGTGCAACGCATTATGGAAGAGTTGGGTGGTGGAGGTCACTTTAATCTAGCTGCCGCGCAAATCGAGGATATGAGTTTGTCGGAAGCAGGAGAAAAATTGACTCAACTAATCTTGGAAGAACTAAAGGAAAAGGAGAAAGAAGAATGA
- a CDS encoding nitronate monooxygenase — protein MSITKLIQIQYPIFQGAMAQISHYQLAAAVSEAGGLGIIASGGMTGEQLREEIRELRKLTDKPFGVNIMLMMKNIKDIVTVIIEEKVPVVTTGAGTPKHIMPYLKEAGIKVIPVIASVKHAQKMEELGVDAVIAEGSEAGGHIGETNTMALIPQIVDAVSIPVIAAGGVADGRGLAAAIALGAQGVQMGTVFLASEECPISPAYKEAILAASDTATAVTGRIAGAPVRCIRNEMTDHYIELEQKGTNREELEEITIGSLSKAVYEGDTVHGSMMSGQIAGLVKDIKPCKSILESIVKQAQERLQDIRLELGE, from the coding sequence ATGTCAATTACAAAACTTATACAGATTCAATATCCAATTTTCCAAGGGGCCATGGCTCAAATCTCCCACTATCAACTAGCAGCAGCTGTTTCTGAGGCTGGAGGACTAGGAATTATTGCGTCAGGTGGTATGACTGGAGAGCAGTTGCGAGAAGAAATTCGTGAATTGAGAAAGTTGACAGATAAGCCTTTTGGTGTCAACATTATGTTGATGATGAAAAACATCAAGGATATTGTGACTGTTATCATCGAAGAAAAGGTTCCGGTGGTAACTACAGGTGCAGGAACACCTAAGCATATCATGCCTTACTTGAAAGAAGCAGGAATCAAGGTTATTCCAGTTATTGCCAGTGTCAAGCATGCTCAAAAAATGGAAGAATTGGGAGTTGATGCTGTAATCGCTGAGGGTTCAGAAGCTGGTGGGCATATAGGAGAGACCAATACAATGGCTCTTATCCCGCAAATCGTTGATGCGGTATCAATTCCGGTCATTGCTGCCGGAGGTGTGGCAGATGGCCGAGGGCTGGCTGCTGCGATTGCCCTAGGTGCACAAGGAGTTCAAATGGGAACAGTTTTTCTTGCTTCAGAAGAATGTCCAATTTCTCCAGCCTATAAAGAAGCTATTTTGGCGGCAAGTGATACAGCGACTGCGGTTACAGGTCGCATCGCGGGAGCGCCAGTTCGTTGTATTCGCAATGAGATGACAGATCACTATATTGAATTAGAGCAGAAAGGTACAAACCGAGAGGAACTGGAAGAAATTACGATCGGTTCCCTATCTAAGGCTGTCTATGAAGGTGATACAGTTCATGGTTCAATGATGAGCGGACAAATTGCAGGTTTGGTGAAAGACATCAAACCATGTAAGTCTATTTTAGAATCAATTGTGAAACAGGCGCAAGAGCGCCTACAAGACATTCGACTAGAATTAGGTGAATAA
- a CDS encoding MBL fold metallo-hydrolase, translating to MTELTLQEYQFHDMKLTWLRGADKLTDAGTLFGPVPKVVWSRYYPTNDANMMAELTDPILIQYKGKNYLIDASFDTAKLSDKQRRNLGILTESRVEESLSLLGLSPEDIDIVLMTHMHHDHSGGLTRVNDQGELVSKYSNAKIIVNDVEWYEMRNPNNRTRGTYLRENWEPIQDQVTTFSEYINVIPEIQMIHTSGHSNGHSIILLKQGKDTMIHMGDLMLSHVHRNPLWVPAVDDYPMKSILAKEKWLRQAFENHYKFFFYHDQFFAVVEFDKEGKELVDYVLRSRPPLIPFTDEQDRKPDFLG from the coding sequence ATGACAGAACTCACCTTACAGGAATATCAATTTCATGATATGAAACTGACATGGCTACGTGGAGCCGATAAATTGACGGATGCAGGGACTCTTTTTGGTCCGGTTCCGAAAGTTGTGTGGTCTCGTTACTACCCAACAAATGATGCTAATATGATGGCAGAATTGACGGATCCTATTTTGATCCAGTACAAGGGTAAAAATTACTTGATAGATGCAAGTTTTGATACAGCAAAATTATCTGATAAACAAAGGCGCAACTTAGGAATCTTAACTGAAAGTCGGGTAGAAGAAAGTTTATCTCTTTTAGGACTATCGCCTGAAGATATTGACATCGTGCTGATGACACATATGCATCATGATCATTCTGGTGGCTTGACGCGTGTGAATGATCAAGGAGAGTTGGTTTCCAAGTATTCAAATGCCAAGATTATTGTGAATGATGTCGAATGGTATGAGATGAGAAACCCTAATAATCGAACACGAGGAACTTATCTGAGAGAGAATTGGGAACCGATTCAAGATCAGGTGACGACTTTCTCAGAGTATATCAATGTCATTCCAGAAATCCAAATGATTCACACAAGTGGTCACAGCAATGGCCACAGTATTATCTTGCTCAAACAGGGGAAAGATACGATGATCCACATGGGGGACTTGATGTTATCACATGTTCATCGAAATCCTCTCTGGGTTCCAGCAGTAGATGATTATCCTATGAAATCCATTTTAGCCAAAGAGAAATGGTTGCGTCAGGCTTTTGAGAATCATTACAAGTTTTTCTTTTATCATGATCAATTTTTCGCGGTGGTAGAGTTTGATAAGGAAGGGAAGGAGTTGGTAGATTATGTTCTACGTTCTCGCCCCCCACTTATTCCTTTTACAGATGAGCAGGATCGTAAGCCAGACTTTTTAGGATAG
- a CDS encoding acyl-CoA dehydrogenase family protein — protein MTYNDVLARELKADVKVLIRDYFKSHEDEQQFPRELLYQFIEQFDIFSLLLDSQDSVLRTEFLTFIRLISKDFPAFSAVLLTQACYGIYPILRYGSQEQKSRYVEPLVRGEILAGLGFSEGKLMDSLEVIATTARKTETGWSLTGKKSIVSNCRYTDILLILAKVQEANGEYGYGFFIVDTTRPGVAFGDDIAKPGLQGLPVNSVTFDQVILPEDSLLGLTLNGETQLNDIIKKLQLGLSAISIGISEGAFETGLAFVKVKRRFGKPLIDATVYQHQFADLYTKLCAAESYFASYKDRMKADSLFVSQIKLYTTKVAIEISEEIIRLIGPLQTLDDIPIDRYLKDAKTIEIYGKSGDSIRKRIAAQWIKE, from the coding sequence ATGACCTATAATGACGTGCTGGCGCGAGAATTGAAGGCAGACGTGAAAGTGTTGATTCGGGACTATTTCAAGTCTCATGAGGATGAACAACAGTTCCCTAGAGAATTGCTTTATCAGTTTATTGAGCAATTTGATATCTTTTCCTTGCTTTTAGATAGTCAAGATTCTGTTTTGAGAACCGAGTTTTTAACCTTTATTCGCTTGATTTCAAAAGATTTTCCTGCTTTTTCTGCTGTTCTACTAACTCAGGCATGTTATGGTATCTATCCTATTTTACGATATGGGAGTCAGGAACAAAAATCGCGTTATGTAGAACCATTAGTAAGGGGAGAAATCTTAGCTGGCTTGGGATTTTCTGAAGGAAAATTGATGGACAGCTTGGAGGTTATTGCAACAACTGCAAGGAAAACAGAAACAGGTTGGTCTTTAACTGGGAAGAAGTCAATTGTATCAAATTGCCGCTATACAGATATTTTGTTAATCTTAGCCAAGGTTCAAGAAGCTAACGGAGAATATGGATACGGATTTTTCATTGTTGATACGACTCGACCGGGAGTTGCTTTTGGAGATGATATTGCAAAACCTGGTTTACAGGGTTTGCCTGTGAATTCGGTAACTTTTGATCAGGTCATATTGCCAGAAGATAGTCTTCTAGGATTGACGCTAAATGGGGAAACTCAGTTAAATGATATTATCAAAAAATTACAGCTAGGATTAAGCGCTATCTCTATTGGTATCTCTGAGGGAGCTTTTGAAACAGGTCTGGCTTTTGTAAAGGTCAAAAGAAGATTTGGGAAACCATTAATCGATGCGACAGTCTATCAACATCAATTCGCAGACTTGTATACTAAGCTGTGTGCGGCTGAATCTTACTTTGCTTCCTACAAGGATAGGATGAAGGCGGATTCTCTCTTTGTATCTCAGATAAAACTTTATACGACAAAAGTAGCAATTGAGATTTCTGAGGAAATTATTAGATTAATTGGACCTCTTCAAACCTTGGATGACATCCCCATAGACCGTTATCTAAAGGATGCCAAAACGATTGAAATCTATGGAAAATCTGGGGATTCGATTCGTAAAAGAATAGCAGCCCAATGGATAAAGGAGTAA
- a CDS encoding LysR family transcriptional regulator has translation MDIIQMNYFINIIECGCNLSIAAKKIHISQSALSQFVTNFEAAEGVQLFNRKNGRLESLTEAGRKIYRYATEIVNRHEEMLSMIHIEAQKQKGTINFGIPSLILRVYFASALPHFLKNNPHIHIQVTEGGGKEIRQKMVDGDLNLSILIEPTSLDAKKYEQHIIQLDEYVAYMDKDHPLAQKSLLEWSDIAGYELATFNKTFTTYDLVTEKLRSQRIEAKFAYLSSTWDFLVESTHQTDLIALLPRPVEYFVDKSRFKAVRFKDPIPFNIWFCRPYKNSYNEVESYVYEELLKDYYQPFSDN, from the coding sequence GTGGATATTATCCAAATGAACTATTTCATCAATATCATAGAATGCGGATGCAACCTTTCCATTGCTGCAAAGAAGATTCACATTAGTCAATCAGCCTTGAGTCAATTTGTGACAAATTTTGAAGCAGCTGAAGGGGTTCAATTATTCAATCGCAAGAATGGAAGATTAGAAAGTTTAACAGAGGCGGGACGCAAAATTTATCGTTATGCGACCGAGATTGTGAATCGACATGAAGAAATGCTTTCCATGATCCATATAGAAGCTCAAAAGCAAAAAGGCACCATTAATTTTGGTATTCCGTCCTTGATTTTACGAGTTTATTTTGCTAGTGCCTTGCCTCATTTTCTGAAAAATAATCCTCATATCCATATCCAGGTTACGGAAGGTGGAGGGAAGGAAATTCGTCAAAAAATGGTTGATGGAGATTTGAATCTCTCTATTCTGATAGAGCCTACGAGCCTGGATGCTAAAAAATATGAACAACATATCATTCAATTGGATGAATACGTTGCTTATATGGATAAGGATCATCCGTTGGCTCAGAAAAGCTTGTTGGAATGGTCTGATATTGCTGGTTATGAATTGGCAACCTTCAACAAAACATTTACGACTTATGATTTAGTGACAGAAAAACTTCGTTCACAACGAATTGAGGCTAAATTTGCTTATCTTTCCTCTACTTGGGACTTCCTAGTTGAATCAACTCATCAGACAGATTTGATTGCCCTTTTGCCAAGGCCGGTTGAATATTTTGTGGATAAGAGTCGTTTTAAGGCGGTTAGATTCAAAGATCCGATTCCATTTAATATTTGGTTTTGTAGACCCTATAAAAACTCCTACAATGAAGTAGAGTCTTATGTGTATGAAGAATTGTTGAAAGATTATTACCAACCGTTTTCTGACAACTAA
- a CDS encoding 3-oxoacid CoA-transferase subunit B, with protein MKAKEIIARRVALEFKDGDVVNLGFGIPNASADYIPEGVNVILQAENGALRFGETPTKDNYNANLANSGGAPITLLPGAALFDLQTSFAIIRGGHVDATVLGALEVSQDGSIANWIIPGKFAPGMGGAMDLLVGAKRVIGAIQHTTADGESKLLKECTLPLSAKGVLDLVITELAVFGFKDGKFLLKELAPGVTLEEVLEKTAGEVIVSEDLKTMPI; from the coding sequence ATGAAAGCAAAAGAGATTATCGCAAGACGTGTAGCACTTGAATTTAAAGATGGAGATGTGGTCAATCTTGGTTTTGGGATTCCAAATGCCTCTGCTGATTACATTCCTGAAGGTGTAAATGTTATTTTACAGGCAGAAAATGGCGCTCTTCGATTTGGGGAAACACCTACCAAGGACAACTATAATGCCAATTTAGCGAACTCTGGTGGAGCTCCTATTACATTGTTGCCAGGAGCAGCCTTGTTTGATCTACAAACTTCCTTTGCCATTATTCGTGGTGGACACGTGGATGCAACCGTTCTTGGAGCTCTTGAAGTCAGCCAAGATGGAAGCATTGCGAACTGGATTATCCCAGGGAAATTTGCTCCTGGTATGGGTGGCGCAATGGACTTATTGGTAGGAGCTAAGCGCGTAATCGGGGCTATCCAACATACAACTGCTGATGGGGAATCTAAGTTGTTGAAAGAATGTACCTTGCCACTTTCAGCTAAAGGAGTATTGGATCTTGTCATCACAGAATTAGCTGTTTTTGGATTCAAAGATGGTAAATTCCTGTTGAAAGAGCTGGCTCCTGGTGTGACATTAGAAGAAGTTCTTGAAAAAACAGCTGGGGAAGTCATTGTCTCAGAAGACCTGAAAACAATGCCGATTTAA
- a CDS encoding CoA transferase subunit A, whose protein sequence is MKVVTLSEAISLIHSGDKVGISGFLGVGEPLELIEELVRQNQQDLTLVSVVTSQPGKEVGVGRLCENHQVTKYIAAHVGTSAAAQHDYFSGAMKVEFTPMGTVVERLHAAGAGLGAVLTPTGVGTILEDEHEKVTRNGKEYLIYDPLKIDVALIKATKADKYGNLYLDGTTKNISLQLALAADTVIVETNELVEVGEIDPNDIYIPGILVDYVVQGLTPQEHHQMMGDLWTETKKLAGVK, encoded by the coding sequence ATGAAAGTTGTAACATTGTCTGAAGCTATTTCCTTGATTCATTCAGGAGATAAAGTTGGTATTTCTGGTTTTCTCGGAGTGGGAGAGCCACTAGAGTTAATTGAGGAACTGGTTCGTCAAAACCAGCAAGATTTGACCTTGGTGTCTGTTGTAACCTCTCAACCCGGTAAGGAAGTTGGAGTTGGTCGACTTTGTGAAAACCATCAGGTTACAAAGTACATTGCAGCCCATGTAGGGACATCCGCTGCTGCTCAGCATGATTATTTCTCGGGAGCCATGAAAGTGGAGTTCACTCCGATGGGAACTGTCGTAGAACGCTTGCATGCTGCGGGCGCTGGCCTTGGAGCAGTCTTAACACCAACAGGTGTAGGAACAATTCTTGAAGATGAACACGAAAAAGTGACTCGAAATGGAAAAGAATATTTGATTTATGATCCATTGAAGATTGATGTTGCCTTGATTAAAGCTACAAAGGCGGATAAGTATGGCAACCTTTATCTGGATGGGACTACTAAAAACATCTCCCTTCAACTCGCTCTAGCAGCTGACACAGTTATTGTTGAGACAAACGAATTGGTTGAAGTCGGAGAAATTGATCCAAATGATATTTACATCCCTGGTATCCTAGTTGACTATGTCGTTCAAGGATTGACACCACAAGAGCATCATCAGATGATGGGAGATCTGTGGACAGAGACAAAGAAACTGGCGGGGGTGAAGTAA
- a CDS encoding enoyl-CoA hydratase/isomerase family protein translates to MSKTVLLEVKNGLGYLTINRPSALNALSSEVLKDLNLVLDQIEASEDIRVVIVTGQGEKAFVAGADIKEMDQMSPIQAHEYMTYANDTFTRLSELTQPTISVLNGYALGGGLELALSTDIRIGYDKTMVGFPEVGLGIIPGFAGTQRMSRLIGTSKTKELIFTARMVNGQEAYDLGILNKLVAAEELLPAAEELAGAIMKNAPLAVEKAKHIIQVGSELPLKNAIRLETEAEALLFSTEDKVEGMRAFVEKRKAVFQRK, encoded by the coding sequence ATGAGTAAAACTGTTTTATTAGAGGTTAAGAATGGTCTTGGCTATCTAACAATTAACCGTCCATCGGCTTTGAACGCTTTAAGTTCAGAAGTCTTAAAGGATTTGAATCTCGTTTTAGACCAAATTGAAGCTAGCGAGGACATTCGTGTTGTCATCGTGACTGGTCAAGGGGAAAAAGCATTTGTCGCTGGAGCAGACATTAAAGAGATGGACCAAATGTCTCCAATTCAGGCTCATGAATACATGACCTATGCGAACGACACCTTTACCCGTTTATCTGAATTGACTCAACCAACTATTTCAGTATTGAATGGGTATGCTTTGGGAGGCGGTCTAGAATTAGCTCTTTCAACTGATATCCGAATCGGCTATGACAAGACAATGGTTGGTTTCCCTGAAGTTGGCTTGGGAATCATTCCTGGTTTTGCAGGTACTCAAAGAATGTCTCGTTTGATTGGTACTAGCAAAACAAAGGAATTAATCTTTACTGCTAGAATGGTTAACGGACAAGAAGCATATGATCTTGGAATTCTTAACAAGTTGGTAGCAGCAGAAGAACTATTGCCTGCGGCAGAAGAGCTGGCAGGAGCGATTATGAAAAATGCACCGCTAGCAGTTGAAAAAGCTAAACATATTATCCAAGTTGGCTCAGAACTCCCTCTGAAAAATGCTATTCGTTTGGAAACAGAAGCGGAAGCTCTACTCTTCTCAACAGAAGATAAGGTAGAAGGAATGCGCGCTTTTGTTGAAAAACGCAAAGCTGTCTTTCAACGTAAATAA